One genomic region from Microcystis panniformis FACHB-1757 encodes:
- a CDS encoding 5-formyltetrahydrofolate cyclo-ligase, with protein MNSATKKAQLRKQLIAQRRSLTKHIWQENSQQLCKNLQSLPLFQHAKTILAYFSYRQEPDLSSLFCQHHRWGFPRCDGDSLTWHCWTADDPLELNRYGIYEPTAIAPLILPAEVDLLLIPAVACDRQGYRLGYGGGYFDRLLHSPEWQAIPSIGIVFDFAYLDTLPLDTWDQKLQAICTESRTEIF; from the coding sequence ATGAATTCTGCTACCAAAAAAGCCCAATTACGCAAACAACTAATTGCCCAAAGACGATCGCTTACTAAGCATATTTGGCAAGAAAATAGTCAGCAACTTTGCAAAAATTTACAATCTTTACCCCTCTTTCAACACGCTAAAACCATTCTCGCTTACTTCAGTTATCGTCAAGAGCCGGATTTAAGTTCCTTATTTTGTCAACACCATCGCTGGGGTTTTCCCCGTTGTGACGGAGATAGCCTGACTTGGCACTGTTGGACTGCCGACGATCCCCTAGAATTAAATCGTTATGGCATCTATGAACCAACAGCGATCGCTCCTCTCATTTTACCTGCCGAAGTGGACTTACTGTTAATTCCCGCCGTCGCTTGCGATCGCCAAGGTTATCGCTTAGGTTACGGGGGAGGTTATTTTGATCGTCTCCTACATTCCCCCGAATGGCAAGCTATCCCCTCGATCGGGATTGTCTTTGACTTTGCCTATCTCGATACCCTTCCCCTCGATACTTGGGACCAAAAATTACAGGCAATCTGTACCGAATCAAGAACCGAAATTTTTTAA
- a CDS encoding aldo/keto reductase encodes MSESRRLQFTPDLEICRILNGMWQVSGAHGSIAPQKAIPSMFSYLDAGFTTWDLADHYGPAEDFIGEFRRQLVAQRGIDALNNLQAFTKWVPRPGKMTKEIVAKNIAISLRRMDVDSLDLLQFHWWDYRDKNYLDALYFLGELQQEGKIKHLALTNFDTEHLKIILSTGIKIVSNQVQFSLIDRRPLVKMAQFCQEHNIYLLAYGTLAGGLLGAKYLGHPEPNPMSLNTASLRKYKNMIDAWGNWQLFQELLTVLKAIADSYHVTIPNVAVRYVLEQKAVAGAIIGVRLGVAEHIQENARIFDFQLSPQDYQKIDHVLQKSRDLLQLIGDCGDEYRR; translated from the coding sequence ATGTCCGAATCTCGTCGCTTACAGTTTACCCCCGATCTGGAAATTTGCCGTATTTTGAACGGAATGTGGCAGGTTTCAGGCGCCCATGGTTCGATCGCACCCCAAAAAGCGATCCCTAGTATGTTCTCCTATCTAGATGCCGGTTTCACCACTTGGGATCTGGCCGATCATTACGGTCCAGCCGAAGATTTTATCGGTGAATTTCGTCGTCAATTAGTCGCCCAAAGGGGCATTGATGCTTTAAATAATCTGCAAGCTTTCACTAAATGGGTTCCCCGTCCGGGTAAAATGACTAAGGAAATAGTCGCAAAAAATATCGCTATTTCCTTGCGTCGCATGGATGTGGATAGTCTCGATTTATTGCAGTTTCACTGGTGGGATTATCGCGATAAAAATTATCTAGATGCCTTATATTTTTTAGGAGAATTACAACAGGAAGGCAAAATTAAACACCTGGCCTTGACTAATTTCGACACGGAACATTTAAAAATTATTCTCAGCACCGGGATTAAAATAGTCTCCAATCAAGTCCAGTTTTCCCTAATTGATCGCCGTCCCCTCGTCAAAATGGCACAATTTTGCCAAGAACATAACATCTATCTCCTAGCCTATGGTACTCTAGCAGGAGGCTTATTAGGAGCTAAATATCTCGGTCATCCTGAACCCAATCCCATGAGTCTCAATACCGCTAGTTTACGGAAATATAAAAACATGATCGATGCTTGGGGAAACTGGCAATTATTCCAAGAATTATTAACTGTTCTTAAAGCGATCGCTGATTCCTATCACGTCACCATTCCTAATGTGGCAGTGCGTTACGTTCTCGAACAAAAAGCCGTAGCTGGAGCAATTATCGGGGTGCGTTTGGGAGTTGCTGAACATATCCAGGAAAATGCCCGTATTTTCGATTTTCAATTATCTCCCCAAGACTATCAAAAAATTGATCATGTCTTGCAAAAATCCCGGGATTTATTGCAGTTAATCGGTGATTGCGGTGATGAGTACCGTCGATAA
- the ccmS gene encoding beta-carboxysome assembly chaperone CcmS, giving the protein MRFEQPIPDDPANQWRYQLDQFVQENQQELAGLMWGLLSEWGEDAQETLGIDLKPQPHFVCCSRESLEKLNRQVNCKIQEMLGIIYRYNPREEVAIVAIGDGQVKLIYFQPDLSPPECFDRLEVDLDTLIQQLESKMLTEIQSFPI; this is encoded by the coding sequence ATGAGATTTGAACAACCAATCCCCGATGATCCCGCTAATCAATGGCGCTATCAATTAGATCAATTCGTGCAAGAAAATCAACAGGAATTAGCCGGTTTAATGTGGGGTTTACTCTCGGAATGGGGAGAAGATGCTCAAGAAACCCTGGGCATTGATCTTAAACCTCAGCCTCATTTTGTCTGTTGTTCTAGGGAGTCCCTAGAGAAATTAAATCGCCAGGTTAATTGTAAAATTCAAGAGATGCTTGGGATTATTTATCGCTATAATCCCAGGGAAGAAGTGGCTATAGTCGCTATCGGTGATGGTCAGGTAAAATTGATTTATTTTCAACCCGATCTTTCCCCTCCTGAATGTTTTGATCGCCTCGAAGTGGATCTTGATACCCTCATTCAACAGTTAGAGTCCAAAATGCTGACGGAAATCCAATCTTTCCCAATTTGA
- the nagA gene encoding N-acetylglucosamine-6-phosphate deacetylase: MITLINARIPAYQDRQQIEINAAGKIERITEMGGRKKGEKIIDMEGDWLSLGGVDLQINGGLGLAFPDLEITDLEKLDKISDYLGNQGIDGYLPTLVTTSVEKFQKSLSVIAKYIEKQKQENRASAQVLGVHLEGPFLNYEKRGAHLGQYLLTPSIETVDKIFGDYLSIVKIITLAPELDSSGTVIKYLSDRGITVSLGHSQASQEIAKKAFLQGAKMVTHAFNAMPPLHHRQPGLLGEAIINCDVYCGLIADGQHIHPTMIELLLKASNYHRGIFLVSDALAPIGLGDGVYPWDEREIEVKQGTARLFDGTLAGTTLPLLQGVANLVNWGICDLETAIILGTESPRKAIGLAGLSVGQPANFLRWQSASNWERLDFRQHFGL, translated from the coding sequence ATGATAACCCTAATTAACGCTAGAATTCCCGCCTATCAGGATCGACAACAAATAGAGATAAATGCTGCGGGAAAGATCGAGAGAATCACGGAGATGGGGGGAAGGAAAAAAGGGGAAAAGATTATCGATATGGAAGGGGATTGGCTATCGTTAGGAGGAGTAGATTTACAGATCAACGGAGGATTAGGATTAGCATTTCCCGACTTAGAAATAACAGATCTAGAAAAATTAGATAAGATTAGTGATTATCTTGGGAATCAAGGAATTGATGGTTATCTGCCCACCTTAGTAACCACGTCTGTGGAGAAATTTCAAAAATCCCTCTCAGTAATTGCCAAATATATCGAGAAACAGAAACAGGAAAATCGAGCGAGCGCGCAGGTTTTAGGAGTACATTTAGAGGGACCATTTTTAAACTATGAAAAAAGGGGGGCGCATCTGGGACAATATCTTTTAACCCCAAGTATAGAAACAGTAGATAAAATCTTTGGGGACTACTTATCGATCGTAAAAATTATCACCCTAGCCCCCGAATTAGATAGTAGCGGTACTGTAATTAAATACCTAAGCGATCGAGGGATTACCGTCAGTTTAGGACATTCGCAAGCGAGTCAAGAAATAGCCAAAAAAGCCTTTTTACAGGGGGCAAAAATGGTTACTCATGCCTTCAATGCCATGCCTCCTTTACACCATCGTCAACCGGGGTTATTAGGGGAAGCAATTATCAATTGCGATGTCTATTGTGGGTTAATTGCCGATGGTCAACACATCCATCCAACCATGATAGAATTATTACTAAAAGCCAGTAATTATCATCGAGGAATTTTCTTAGTTAGTGATGCTTTAGCGCCGATTGGTTTGGGGGATGGTGTCTATCCTTGGGACGAGAGAGAAATTGAAGTTAAACAGGGAACAGCAAGACTTTTTGACGGTACTTTAGCGGGAACAACCTTACCCTTATTACAAGGAGTAGCCAATTTAGTTAACTGGGGAATATGTGATTTAGAAACGGCGATTATTCTAGGCACAGAATCCCCCAGAAAAGCGATCGGATTAGCGGGTTTATCAGTGGGACAACCTGCCAACTTTTTGCGCTGGCAATCGGCATCAAATTGGGAAAGATTGGATTTCCGTCAGCATTTTGGACTCTAA
- a CDS encoding metallophosphoesterase family protein, which produces MFFKKIEKQTQEPRRIIIGDVHGSFQTLLRLLNRVAPDSEDEVYFLGDLIDRGQQSLEVVDFVIKNNYQCLLGNHEYMLLKALTGKEVSEKWFNGWIESGGAATLLSYNNNIPAEHINWFQSLPAYLDLGDIWLVHAGVHPEYPLEQQTNEQFCWIRNEFHTMTQPYFKDKLIITGHTLTFTFPDVKPGQLARGSGWLDIETGVYHPQSGWLTALDWTNQLVYQVQAQNKNCRTIPLEKAVVNLDIDQISRYSSRESSSKPMNL; this is translated from the coding sequence GTGTTTTTTAAAAAAATAGAGAAACAGACTCAAGAACCGCGTCGTATTATTATCGGAGATGTGCATGGCAGTTTTCAGACACTTTTGCGACTATTAAACCGAGTTGCTCCCGATAGTGAGGATGAGGTTTATTTTCTGGGGGATTTAATCGATCGAGGACAGCAGAGCTTGGAAGTGGTGGATTTTGTCATCAAAAATAACTACCAATGTCTCCTAGGAAATCATGAATATATGCTCTTAAAAGCTCTGACGGGAAAAGAAGTTTCTGAAAAATGGTTCAACGGCTGGATTGAGAGTGGCGGGGCGGCGACACTACTAAGTTATAATAACAATATACCCGCCGAACATATCAATTGGTTCCAATCCCTACCCGCTTATTTAGACCTAGGAGATATTTGGTTAGTTCACGCAGGAGTACACCCAGAATATCCCCTTGAACAGCAAACAAACGAGCAGTTTTGTTGGATTAGAAATGAATTTCATACCATGACCCAACCCTATTTCAAGGATAAACTAATTATCACAGGTCATACTTTAACCTTTACCTTTCCCGATGTCAAACCGGGGCAACTAGCTCGCGGCAGCGGTTGGCTAGACATTGAAACTGGGGTTTATCATCCTCAAAGTGGTTGGTTAACTGCTTTAGATTGGACAAATCAATTAGTTTATCAAGTGCAGGCTCAAAATAAAAATTGTCGCACGATCCCTTTAGAAAAAGCGGTGGTTAATCTAGATATTGACCAGATTTCTCGTTACTCCTCCAGGGAAAGCTCGTCTAAACCGATGAATCTTTAA
- a CDS encoding SirB1 family protein, producing MTLELLYQAFIETIQHPDPEINLARAALQIANFEYPRLKIDHYLNRINLMADEVKKRLPDRLYPLKIVKVINQYLFEDLQFTGNNQEYYDPRNSYLNDVIDRRTGIPLTLSIIYLEIAKQIDFPMVGIGMPGHFIIRPDFEEVEIFVDPFHGGEILFKQDCQERLSQVYQQPVKLEEHFLNIATNQQILLRLLTNLKYIYLNRQQWSQTIRTIDLLLLLIPNHPLELRDRGLVYYQIGQLSQAQQDLGFYLALLPNAQDAESIRQLLQKINS from the coding sequence ATGACCCTTGAACTCTTATACCAAGCTTTCATCGAAACAATTCAACATCCTGACCCTGAGATAAATCTAGCTCGGGCAGCCCTACAAATAGCCAATTTTGAATATCCCCGTCTCAAAATTGATCACTATTTAAATAGAATAAATTTAATGGCTGACGAGGTAAAAAAACGCCTACCCGATAGATTATATCCTTTAAAAATAGTCAAGGTTATCAATCAATATTTGTTTGAAGATTTACAATTTACTGGTAATAACCAAGAATACTATGACCCCCGCAATAGCTACTTAAATGACGTAATTGATCGCCGCACGGGTATCCCACTCACTCTCTCGATTATCTATTTAGAGATTGCCAAACAGATCGATTTTCCCATGGTAGGAATTGGTATGCCCGGCCATTTTATTATCCGTCCCGATTTCGAGGAAGTGGAAATTTTTGTCGATCCCTTTCACGGTGGTGAAATCCTATTTAAACAGGACTGTCAAGAAAGATTAAGTCAAGTTTATCAACAGCCAGTTAAATTAGAAGAACATTTTCTCAATATTGCTACCAATCAGCAAATTTTATTACGTTTGTTGACTAATTTAAAATATATTTACCTGAATCGTCAACAATGGTCTCAGACAATTCGGACAATAGATCTACTACTTTTGCTCATTCCTAATCATCCCCTAGAGCTGCGCGATCGAGGTTTAGTTTACTATCAAATTGGACAACTCAGCCAAGCGCAACAGGATTTAGGCTTCTATCTTGCCCTCCTACCCAACGCTCAAGATGCAGAATCCATTCGACAATTATTGCAAAAAATTAACTCTTAA
- a CDS encoding VOC family protein, which yields MTISPSVTTKKLKIGQLRKVHHIAFNVKDMEASRHFYGEILGLEELVGEKIPSTLKELVAQGKVANFITPDGKVIDLFWEPDLNPPDDNPEIAFTRANHLAFDIAPECFDFALEVLQSQGITIASGPVTRPTGRGVYFYDPDGFIVEIRCDPAS from the coding sequence ATGACTATTAGCCCTTCCGTAACCACGAAAAAACTCAAAATCGGTCAACTGCGAAAAGTCCATCATATCGCTTTCAACGTCAAAGATATGGAGGCTTCTCGTCATTTTTATGGGGAAATATTAGGATTAGAGGAATTAGTGGGCGAAAAAATTCCCAGTACCTTAAAAGAATTAGTTGCCCAAGGAAAAGTGGCCAATTTTATCACCCCCGATGGTAAAGTAATTGACCTATTTTGGGAACCAGATTTAAACCCTCCCGACGACAATCCCGAAATCGCTTTTACCCGTGCCAATCATTTAGCCTTCGATATTGCCCCGGAATGCTTCGATTTTGCCCTAGAAGTGCTACAAAGTCAGGGAATTACTATTGCTAGTGGACCCGTGACCCGGCCGACTGGGAGAGGGGTTTACTTCTACGATCCCGATGGCTTTATCGTCGAAATTCGCTGTGATCCCGCATCTTAA
- a CDS encoding tryptophan-rich sensory protein yields the protein MNFDRDRLRQELNLFAILGAFITNIFANIFPLKGENIGAISNTVFQDVLIIPANYAFAIWGLIYLGLISLGIYQALAFNKTEPRLRRLGYELAIASACQILWVIFFQLRFFTLSLLAMLGILFSLIQLYLRLEINRLIVNRKQGLLVNAPISIYFAWISVATIVNVASVLDWIDWQRWGLTDQIWTVIILVIGAIIAILVGLKRKDRAFIGVFIWAFLAIAVKQISLPLIAITAIILAITLTFLVFRGNFRPLSR from the coding sequence ATGAATTTTGATCGAGATCGTCTCCGACAAGAACTAAATTTATTTGCTATTCTAGGGGCTTTTATCACCAATATTTTCGCTAATATTTTCCCTCTTAAGGGCGAAAATATCGGGGCTATCTCGAATACAGTTTTTCAAGATGTCTTAATTATTCCCGCTAATTATGCTTTTGCGATCTGGGGATTAATTTATCTGGGTTTAATTAGTCTGGGAATTTACCAAGCTTTGGCTTTTAATAAAACTGAACCGCGTTTGCGTCGGTTAGGCTACGAATTAGCCATCGCTAGTGCTTGTCAGATTCTCTGGGTAATTTTCTTTCAATTGCGTTTTTTTACCCTGTCTTTACTGGCAATGCTAGGCATTTTATTTTCTCTCATCCAGCTTTATCTTCGCTTAGAAATTAATCGCTTGATTGTCAATCGTAAACAGGGTTTATTAGTTAATGCTCCTATTAGTATTTATTTCGCTTGGATTAGCGTAGCCACAATTGTCAACGTCGCTTCGGTGCTAGATTGGATCGACTGGCAGCGATGGGGTCTAACTGACCAAATCTGGACGGTAATAATCCTAGTTATCGGGGCGATAATCGCGATTTTAGTCGGTTTAAAAAGAAAAGATCGGGCTTTTATCGGGGTGTTTATCTGGGCTTTTTTGGCGATCGCTGTTAAACAGATTTCTCTGCCTCTAATTGCGATAACAGCGATTATATTAGCGATTACCCTAACTTTTCTAGTTTTTCGTGGCAATTTTCGTCCTCTGAGTCGTTAA
- the fabZ gene encoding 3-hydroxyacyl-ACP dehydratase FabZ produces the protein MTIVTEALTELEPVIKTTFTVEEIRQLLPHRYPFALVDRIIDYVPGKKAVGLKNVTINEPFFPGHIPSRPLMPGVLIVESMAQVGGVILTQLPGMKGKFFAFAGIDKTRFRRPVVPGDQLIMTVELLSFKMNKIAKMQGEARVDGQLAAQGEMMFSVFD, from the coding sequence ATGACCATCGTTACCGAAGCCTTAACCGAGTTGGAACCAGTCATAAAAACTACCTTTACCGTCGAGGAAATTCGCCAACTACTGCCCCATCGTTATCCCTTTGCCCTAGTTGATCGGATTATTGACTATGTACCAGGTAAAAAAGCCGTTGGCCTAAAAAATGTCACGATCAACGAGCCTTTTTTTCCCGGTCATATTCCCAGTCGTCCCTTGATGCCGGGGGTGTTAATTGTTGAATCTATGGCCCAAGTGGGGGGGGTGATTTTGACCCAATTACCCGGGATGAAAGGGAAATTTTTTGCCTTCGCTGGCATTGATAAAACCCGTTTTCGTCGTCCTGTGGTGCCGGGGGATCAATTAATCATGACGGTGGAATTATTATCCTTCAAGATGAATAAAATTGCTAAAATGCAAGGGGAAGCAAGAGTCGATGGGCAATTGGCCGCCCAGGGCGAAATGATGTTTTCCGTCTTTGATTGA